Sequence from the Hylaeus volcanicus isolate JK05 chromosome 1, UHH_iyHylVolc1.0_haploid, whole genome shotgun sequence genome:
catccgataTTtgtgcaaaggaaattgttgttcagaatcgtctcagttACCTCCCATCTCTGGTtcctacgcgagttttgggacaccctgtatattttcaacaagatTCATTATAATAGAAATCAGATTTAAGAAGTTAGAAGGTTGGCAATTTATCTCGTCAAAAtgtcaagtaaatattttcactcaAACTATAGTTGTAAATGATTGAAcgtaaaggcacagaattagtTTCTACGCTTAAAGATCGATTCAGAATATACgacacgttccggcaacgacacgtaccggcaccgatacgacaaaacattaaaatacgcgtttcaatggaactattcacactattcccgttcaCgtaacgttcaggtcggtgtctgttaagtgtgaatagttccattaaaacgcgtgttttaatgttttgtcgtgtcggtgccggtccgtgtcgtatagtctgaatcgaccttaataCACGCGTAAAGGACGTATTTACGTTGTAGTCACTCCAGGTAACGGTCAATAGTTAATtagataatgaatttttacattcTATAAAGTGGCATATATTATAGATATTGCTTATACTCACGTTGAAGTCGCCCCAGGAAAAATACAAATCTCTGACCTCGCAAGACATAGTGAGCACAGTCGAAAAAATAGTACAGCATACAGCGATCCTCCTCCGAAGTAAATCCTCATCGTTTTCTACCAACCACATACCAACGAACTTCAGGTAGAAAGCGGATACCGTGATCGAGATGTCTGAATACGTTTCTCCTTGCATCGTGAACGGTGACTGCATCAGGGTGAAACCAATTTTTCGATTCTTCGTGACAAACTGTTCCTGCATACGAATTGTAATACAGTGTGATCAACGTCACTGTGACGTTCCTTTGATCCGTGTGTTTGATCCAAGTGCCTGACTGAcgtgtcatttattattcaggtaCAGCGGTCACATCACACCTTGTCTGAAAACTAGTCACACGCGTCGTGCGAAGCGGTCTTTTGAAGAAGCTACGTGCCTACCTACCTGTTCCAAAGTGTTTGGTTCTGTATTGCGGGATCGACAGTTGTGCCAACGCTGGTCGATTAGAACTGATTGTGAGCAAAAAGTAAGATTTCGGTGGCGGGGTATCGGTGCATCGGTACGCGGTACGGTGGCGATGACGATGAAGCTGCGAAGCGCGTCGACTCGAGCAATCTCCGAACATCGCACagtggaaaaaagaaagttgtAATTTAGAATTGTTGACATTGGCATTTCGTAGAGGAGGTATTCCTctatagaaatgtataaagGAAATTACGCTACACTCTATATTTTTGATCGTACAGACGATCAAAGTTACATTTGTTATAAAGTCATCTTAAAAATTGGAGTGCCTGTCGGTGACACGGTCGTGTCGAGAACGGCGAAATGGCGGGGTCAATGTGACCGactctttttcatttaaatgaaaatcagtataaaaatgtttttgggtatttcatttaaagtaaatCGGCATACAAATGcttttacaaatgaattttacaaattgtacGAATGTTCATCTTGACAATACTgtacattacaaaataattaaaaatctaaatgattaaaattattcgaaacttATGTCTGAATATAGTGAGTATTGGAGAAACGTTCATTTGGTAATCGATATTTCGAATTTCGGAATATTAGGAATTTCTTTCTcagaaataatagaagtttTTCCTATATGTTATTTCacaaaatatgcttcatttCTGGCCGAGgatttgagaaataatttttgtggACAATTTTACATTCTGAAAAGATCGACAGGCTTAACAACCGTTGCGAAATCTTAAGAAaaactttctttcatttttaagaaattcgaTTCGGACCAACATCCTATTTGCACAAAATTCAAGATGTTGGTCCATTTAGTCGTCGATTTCCCAtggaatggaataaaattatatccaatgtaacatttattttttcctatttgaaatatatttaatatattttagtgTACATAATGGATTGTAATCGATTATAATGTTTTATTCAGCTGTTTACTCAACACCAGAAGCACCACCACGGACGTTTAGTAGTGGTGATGGGGGGAGGATATGTGGTAGGTCTGGGAGTCGTGGTGGTTTCAGGTTCGGGAGTCGTTGTGGTTTCAGGTTCGGGAGTCGTNNNNNNNNNNGGAGTCGTTGTGGTTTCAGGTTCGGGAGTCGTTGTGGTTTCAGGTTCAGGAGTCGTTGTGGTTTCAGGTTCAGGAGTCGTGGTCCATTCAGGTTCGAGAGTCGTGCTCCCTTCAGGTTCGAGAGTCGTGCTCCATTCAGGTTCGGGAGTCGTGCTCCATTCAGGTTCGGGAGTCGTGGTCCATTCAGGTTCGGGAGTCGTTGAGGTTTCAGGTTCGGGAGCCGTGGTCATTTCAGGTTCAGGAGTCGTGGACAATTCAGGTTCAGAAGTCGTGGTCCATTCGGGTTCAGGAGTCGTGGTGGTTTCAGGTTCGGGAGTCGTTGTGATTTCAGGTTCTGAGGTTGGTGGAAGTGTTGTCGTTTCACTGTGTGGCTTACATCCTGCATGTGCAGGCCAATCGCATACTTTATCCACAGGGTTGAAGAGAAGTCCTGGAGAGCACTTCATCAAATACGGTATGCCTCCGTTGCATATATAAAAGGTTTTACAGTCTAACGGATTTGGAACCAAAGTAACAAATTCCTCATTCTCTGGTGGACATGTTACAGCTTCACTTGTATGAACGATGGTNNNNNNNNNNTCATTCTCTGGTGGACATGTTACAGCTTCACTTGTATGAACGATGGTCACGAAAACCGTGAGAATCGTTACTGCAAATATggctgaaaatgttaaaataagtCTCGTTAACTATATACGAATAACGCAATTTTCGGACTACCTGCGTTGTACTAAAAATACTTAACATATTGTATCTGCGTATggagtaataaattttacgataGATTTAATGCTTATGTTTAAAACGTTacaaatatatgtactttCATTAAGGAGATTGGGCAGTTTGCAATCCTCAAAATAAAGTCTTCCTTGAGAATGAATCACGAACAAATGAATACAGAATTAGGTTTTCTCTTTTAcacaatatattaatgtacttctgggagaagaaaaattctgttCGATAGTATGTATAATGTACTCGTACGTGTGAGTATGTTGtaaaacttacaattagttttGTAATGTTCGagcttaaaaaataaagatataaacgTTTTTCCGAAGACAGTTCTTCTAGTAAACTGAAATTTCAAACCGAAGCCGAGAAATACTGTCGAATAACTGTACTTTTtgagaaaagaataaaactggtggacaaataatatttcgtgATTTCATGACTGTCTATAGGGCAATAAATTTTACTGATAGATTTGACACTTATTTCTTGAACGTTAtagatatttctattttgtagAATGTGGTCAAATTTCTTAGTTTGAATTGGTCATTtgcgttaaatattaattaaggGTAAAAGAATCCTGTGTTATAATCGGTTTACAGTGTGTATTCCTAATAAATCTGTCATAAGTCACCtgtataaattactttttaattctacAAAGCAAGAACTACAATCACAAATGACAGGAAAAAGTTTACCTTTCATTGCGTCAACTGTTATCTTGTCGTATCTCGATGCGTCAACTACTGCAAATGTACCACTAAATTGATTTACCTTCTTTATATACGTATTACACACTGTATTAATATCGCATATCAGAAGAACTAACAACTTATGTTATCACGTATTACGGGAACTCTTATCAAAGTCAGTATAAAAGTATCAGTGTGAGTAGTACTACATTAGTGTCCGTGACTCCACGTGCAAATCAAATGGATGTACAGagacaattaataattgtaaaatttacattttccgaGTACATATGGATATCtcgaaatttattgtaaaatttctttcaaaattttgagatatattaatatgtacCTTTCGTGATACTTCAAATTCCTTTCGTGGGATTTTTGTTCATACTCTACGTATACAGTGTTTCAATGAACGCCACAAATTATGCTATAGTATGATACTGGAAGTATCAAAGTGTAAATGGATATTGATAATGATACAATGaacaacatttattataattgattcATATACAATTTCTCAGTCTAAAATGCacacaaattgaaaacgtaatGGTGGAACTACTCGTTTGATTAGGTATCGATACGTATATTATTTCCGAATTATTGTatctattatacatacaagattatttcttttatgttatataattcgtttattttgatACTTAGGTAAAATAAGATAGAATTTATAGATATTCtttgttgcttttttttaaatttatttttaatttaaacctttatttttttcttgtgtcCGAAGTGAGTATATTGCGTTATCATACAGTAAGAACTGTCTAGCAGTCTCGGTGTTCAAACGGTCCTTGAGAacgttttcttcgtaaaaggtTCTTATTGTAAGTCAATTAATTGATAACTActtctattaaatttttacgaaattaaaaaaaaatgattacatgCGAcataattatcaattttctgaAAAGACGACATCACAGCATATTTTTAAGGAGATTTGTAATTCTACTATCAAGAAACGTTCACATTATCAGAAAGATACTAAACTAAAGACCACTCTTATGAGCACAGAAACGATTGCTTGCAATGGCGGAAAATTGTATAGCGAATATAAAACGATGTTAAATTCtccaatataatatttaaacgtcTATCTAAATTTATCTGTACGAATAAGATGCAGAATTGAAACGTATATTAAACGTATTATTACATCATGATTATTCTTTGAATACCTTTTGAGAATTTCCATTATGTTGCTTTAAATTAGTgttacactttgcactttatttGGTTCTGAATGACACAATGACGAAATagtattgctattattattaaaaaacgttgttattattaacgcGCAATcaagataataaattacttagTAAAGATTGTAGACatttgcttttaattttttacgagAAGACTGTTACTCCGATTACAGGTATTTTCAAGGTTTCAAGAGCACGTTCACGTctttaagtaaaattatacTCCATATCTAAATTAAACATGCAgcatataaattattgtatacaGATATAAAgcattattatatttccaataagataataaaatcTAACGATTCTCGATTTCTTCTtccaaatatatacaatagtAAGGGAATATACTCcaggaaaatttgtttcatataaaaaacCTATCTTAATCCCTTAATCACGTTCCgtttattaacataattttgaattattcgaTAGGAAAAGAAAGCATTATGGCACTTCCATCAAGTTTATCGAATTCattgaataaatgtatataaaatgcataaaatgtGTCGGTGGCGCTATCTTACAGGAACGGTGAGAACTATCTTCATTACACATTCGGACATTTTTCCTACAAAATCCTTCAGTTACACATAACGCGCCATCTgcagaatatttattgcaaaagattGCTTATATAAATcgatttgaaacatttaaaacgtttaaaatggGAGTGAAAGATCTTTGGAATATACTGTCACCTTTATGCGAAAGGAAACCAATGTTTACGCTCCAAGGAAAAACAATAGCAATCGACATGAGCTGTTGGGTTGTGGATAGTCAAACAGTTACTGATAATTCAGCTCAGCCAAAAATGTATCTTAGGTTCGTCTCTTTCTTTTAGCTACATTCCAGTTGTATTTAGAATCAACAATgctgaatcattttttatttgttacaggaatttatattttcgtacgTCGTTCCTTCTTCTGCAAGGAATATCACCAGTGTTTGTGTTAGAAGGAAAAGCACCtaatttaaaacataataCTATAGCAAAGAGAAATAATGTCCGCGCTGGATTTCGGGAAAGAAAAACTGCACATAGAGGAGGGAGATCACAATTTAATAGGATTCTTAAAGAATGTAAAGAAATGCTTAAATACATGGGCTTAGCATGTGTACAAGGACATGGAGAGGCTGAAGCAATGTGTGCTTATTTAAATGAAGACGGggtaaatacatatttataagtataGGGCAATCCGAATTCTGTTTAATTCTTTCATTGGTGAATGCCTATATAGCTTGTTGATGGATGTATAAGTCAAGATAGTGACTGTTTTTTATATGGAGCATCCGTAGTTTATAGAAACTTTTGTATGAGTGCACAAGGAAATCGGGGAGGAACAGGGGGTGCTGTTGATGAATATAGTATAGATAAAGTAAAGAACGTGTTACATATAgggagaaataaaatgatagcATTAGCATTATTATGTGGGTGTGATTACGATGAAGGATTGAATGGTGTTGGTAAAGAAGCAGCTAtgaaacttttcaaaattgtaaACGACGAAGACATTCTTGAACggtatgttatatattataagttttaataaatatttttattgcaaagaTGCACAGTAAGTAAGGTTAtctttttagaataaaaagttgGAAAACGGATAATAGTTTAGACCAGAAAGAAGCAGAATTATTATGTCCAAACATATGTTCATCTTGTGGTCATAGTGGTAAAGTCCAGAAACATGTAAAATCAGGTTGCATAGACTGTGGTACTGTCATAAAGTGTAATGATTCTTATAGGTAAATTTTTGTGTACTGTGTGTCATTTATTGATAACACGTATAATATTTgacataatatttttgtttagagaGGAAAGGgctttaatattaaatgaaattgctTTGAGGAAAAAAGCGCTTCTTGTAGAAGGTTTTCCTAATCAAGAATTGATAGATGAATTTCTCATTAGAAAAGACCCTGTACCTAATAAAATAGATCTTCAATGGAAGCAACCACAGATGAGTAAATTAATAGTAAGTTTTTATAGactattttagaaaaagtcTTAAACATGTTTAGCAAGTTTATACATTAGTTTATATTAGGACTTCATGGAACAACACTTATCTTGGGAGCCACAGTAtgcatttgaaaaaatatttcctctaGTGACAAGATGGCAACTCTTACATCTTCCTAATATAACTGCCGACGTTCGATTACTGTCTGATTTGTTCATTCCtaaagcaataaaaaaaattcgaaatattagATCTGTTGCaagttacgaaataatttggGAAACGGAGCAcgatataatacaaaaattgaaagaatatattgcattaaataatgaaaacagtGTCGATAATCCTGATATTCTATCTGAGTTAACAAGTATTGAACCGCAAAGTGCCGTATTGAAATGTTATCCAAAGATTATTGAAGACTTTGAAAATGCAAGAAGTGCGAAAACGAAAAAAcggacaataaaaaaaaaagcacaaaATGGCTCGAATTCTGAAGGCACTGCGAGAGGTACAACTAAAAGAAGGCAACAGAAAAAGACTGAAAAATGTCCTGGAAATGTAGAAAACACTAGGAAGATTGATGAGTTTATCTCCAAAATTGAGACGGTACCATTAGAAGAATCTTTTAGAAGAATGAGTATCACACCAAAGAGATCGAAAAAGTCGGATAGTCGGgtcgaaaacgaaaaaaaaattggtaagGTAAAACGTGGACCTCAGTTTGATAAAGTGTTACaatcagaaaaaataaattcaaaattgaacgATACGTTGGACAGAATGTTTAATGAACTTTCGCCGGATGATTTTGTTAGTGATAATGATGATCAAGATTTAAATATGACAGAAATAATCGACAATATATGTAGTGAAAGAAGAaggtttgaatttaatattgtagaaGATACAGAACTTTGTACAGATGAAAACAATTCCAATGTGAAAACTACTA
This genomic interval carries:
- the LOC128876603 gene encoding proteoglycan 4-like — translated: MKCSPGLLFNPVDKVCDWPAHAGCKPHSETTTLPPTSEPEITTTPEPETTTTPEPEWTTTSEPELSTTPEPEMTTAPEPETSTTPEPEWTTTPEPEWSTTPEPEWSTTLEPEGSTTLEPEWTTTPEPETTTTPEPETTTTPEPETTT
- the LOC128874585 gene encoding flap endonuclease GEN, encoding MGVKDLWNILSPLCERKPMFTLQGKTIAIDMSCWVVDSQTVTDNSAQPKMYLRNLYFRTSFLLLQGISPVFVLEGKAPNLKHNTIAKRNNVRAGFRERKTAHRGGRSQFNRILKECKEMLKYMGLACVQGHGEAEAMCAYLNEDGLVDGCISQDSDCFLYGASVVYRNFCMSAQGNRGGTGGAVDEYSIDKVKNVLHIGRNKMIALALLCGCDYDEGLNGVGKEAAMKLFKIVNDEDILERIKSWKTDNSLDQKEAELLCPNICSSCGHSGKVQKHVKSGCIDCGTVIKCNDSYREERALILNEIALRKKALLVEGFPNQELIDEFLIRKDPVPNKIDLQWKQPQMSKLIDFMEQHLSWEPQYAFEKIFPLVTRWQLLHLPNITADVRLLSDLFIPKAIKKIRNIRSVASYEIIWETEHDIIQKLKEYIALNNENSVDNPDILSELTSIEPQSAVLKCYPKIIEDFENARSAKTKKRTIKKKAQNGSNSEGTARGTTKRRQQKKTEKCPGNVENTRKIDEFISKIETVPLEESFRRMSITPKRSKKSDSRVENEKKIGKVKRGPQFDKVLQSEKINSKLNDTLDRMFNELSPDDFVSDNDDQDLNMTEIIDNICSERRRFEFNIVEDTELCTDENNSNVKTTKDFNIIDTEIDVETKFNDSRKSIVSCDQVDEFASIDESYVPLSQRLLSCNNTKELQNMVAETNESIRFSFGFDDLMNDTNP